GCCAAACGCCGTTTCTATTACGAACGGACGTTGTGCCAAAGAGGCCACCCGGACTTGCAATTCGCCTTCCGTCAACCTCAACAAGCGGCGGCTCTGGTCTATCCATCGATCGGCAGAACTGCGCGCATTCAATGTCACGACACTGCCGTCTTCCAGGGTGAAAATCTGGCGCTCGCCGGTGCCTGTGCGCAAGTCGGCATTCATGCCCAGGATCGGCGTCACCTGATTCACAAGGACTGCCGCGCCGACGCTCAAGCCAGCGAGGGCTGCAATCCGTTGCAAGGCCTTGCGACGATCTTTGCGCTGCTGCAATGTGAGGCGCAATACTTCGGTTGTCGCTCCCAATTGGCGTGGCACATCAAATTGATGCACCGACTTTGTCAAATTGGTAAAGGCTATTTCGTGGCGTGCATCTGCCGCACGCCAATGCTCAAAGGCCGCGCGATCGGCGCTGGTGAAATCCGGGAGCTCCAGCCGGAGCATCCAATCAATTGCTTGCTCGACGATTTTTTCTTCGTTCATGGTCAAGGCTCAGGCAAGAGGCGCAAAAGAGCCGGCCTTGTAGCATTGCAGGAGTCCCTTCGCCACGTATCTTCTGGCGACACTCGCCGATATGTCCAACTGCAGTGCGATTTCCGGATAGGTCAGGCCATCGAGCTTATATAGCAGAAACGCGGCGCATTCTCGGCGAGACAGCCCGGCCAATGCGCGGTCCATGGCACGCAAGGCTTCCAGCAACTGCATTTGATCCTCGGGTGAGCTTGCATATTGCTCGTTGCTGAGGTGTTCGAGAGCTTGCAGGCAGGCTTGTTCAAGATCGCGCCGGCGCCATATTTCGTAGACGATGCGCTGCGAGATGGTTGTCAACAACGCTTTAGGTTCACGGATGTGTTGCGCAATCGGCGCCGCCAGCAATTGCGCGAAGGTTTCGGCCGCCACGTCATCGGCAGCAAACGTGTCGCCGACGCTACGGCGCAGGCGAGCCCGCAGCCAGTTGTGATGGGCAACGAAGATGGCCTCGATATTATTCGCGTCAATTGATGAACTGGTCACAATGGCATTCCTGTCATATCTGAACTAGCAGCCCATTACTTCATGGGATAAAACCTGCAAAAAACAGCGGCCACGCAATGTATCAACGCCAATGCCCATCCAAGCGTAGTAAAAGCCTCACGCGCCTGCACAACCCATGTTGAGGCGATCGATCATGTGAATGTTATTTATTGTACGTAGTTGCTTATTTGGCAATTGTCGTGCTTCCCGCAAAGCGACATAGCAACCGCGCCATATTCTATCCCTATATTTCTGGTGGTGTCGCCTAATGTAACTTATTGTACAAATAAAAACAGATCAAAATATTAACTATCCCGATGTGAAAATTTCCATTTTTTTCGCTCGGATATCTCGCGCACGACACTAAGGCAGGTTGCATAAAACGAGGATGTTGTTTTGTCGGGGGGCTTCAGAGTCGTAGGGCGGCCCGATTTCTGTCCACGCTGAATTCACTCATCGAGCGTTCGACGTTCCGCTTGGGCACAGCTGCCCATCCCACCAGTTCTCGCAAATAAATTTGCGCTTCAGGAATTTGTCAGGGTTTTCTCAGGATGCCTTCAGGATTGGCGCATATGCTCGGCACCGATGTTCATTGGTGCCAGTTGCTGATCTCGTGATTCCCATGATTCGCCAAATCCCGGTTCCGTGCTGCCTGCACCACCGGTTGTTGCCGACGCGATGAGACATCACCGTTCAGGCTCATAACAGACCCCATAAACATCCAATAGAACTCACTCACGTTTTTATATCCCGTATCAGCAAATAATTTGAAAAGAAAAACATGACTCGCATCAAAAAAATCTCCTGTAAAGCAGCGGCACCGCTCACCAACGCTGTATCCGATATCACCAAATCGGCCAATATGGCCATGGCTTTAAAAGGAATCGCCTGGACCGAGTTGGCAGTGTTGGCAGCGTTTTCAACTCCTGCATTCGCGCAGAGTCAGCCTGCCGGACCCGTGGACTCGGCATACGTCAGCGCTGACGCGGAGTCGTCGGGTAGCGATGCGGTTCCAACAAACCGGGTCGAAGTGACGGGCTCTATGATCCGCAGCGCAGACAAGACCGCATACAACCAGGTCCAGGTGGTGAAGGCGAGTGAGATTCAGGATAGCGGCGTTGCGACAGTGGCCGATTACCTGCGTCAGATGAGCGTCAATTCAGGAAGTAGTTACAACGAGAGCACCGTCCTCAATCAGTCGCCCGGGGCAACGGGCATTGCGCTGCGCGGGCTGAGCGTGAAATACACGTTGATGCTGGTGGATGGCCAGCGCGTTGCGCCTTACGCCTTTCCATCAGGTGGCACCGACACCTTCTCCGATCTCAATACTTTGCCGCTGAACATGATCGACCGCATCGAGATCGTCAAGACCGGCGCGGTGTCGCAGTATGGTTCGGATGCCATCGCCGGCGTCGTCAATGTCATCACCAAGAAGCGTTACGAGGGCCTGCAGATTGATGGGAACCTCGGCGGCGCGCAGCGGGGCGGCCAGGGAACGACCAACTTCAGCGTGCTGGGTGGCTTCGGCGATCTGCATGAGGATCGATTCAATGTCACAAGCGCGCTGAGCTACCTTCGCGAAAGTGGTGTGTCGTTGGCGCAGCGAGACATCACAAAAAACCAAAATTACCTTGGCTTGAGCGGCGGCTTCTTCGCGCAACCAAGTTCTTCTGAATGACGCCGGATGGTCCGCAGGCGCTGGCTACCTGCGGACCCGGAGCGCAGCTTACGTCGGCAGAAAACAATCTGCAGACCAAATCCCCCGGCACGGTCTGCTCGCAGAATGGCGCCAGTGCACAGTCACTCGCGGCGCAGGTCGAGCGCACCAGTTTAAAAGTGCACGCCGATTTCCGAATCAGCGCTGACACGCAGGCTTTTGCAGACGTATGGGGGAGTCACAATACCACCAGGCTTGCTTCGGGGCAGGCTGGCTTTGGTCCCAATGCGCTGGTGCCGTCGCTTTACTCTTCCCCGGGAACAGGCTTCGCTCCGTTCGCACCGACTGTCGGTGGAAATGCATTGTCCTATTATTTCCCGACCGCCCAGGCCGTGGATACGACTTCCAATTTTTATCGTATTTCGGGCGGACTAAAAGGCTCGTTTGACAGCGCGTATCTCGGCGATTGGGATTGGCGGCTTCCTACGGGCACTCCCAAAGCGACGTGACCAATGCCTATACCAATCAGATCAACGCCTCGGTGGTCCAGAATTATCTCAATGGCGTGACGATGAACACGTTTAGTCCTACGACATTCAATGCCTTGCCGGGCCTGTTTGGCACATCCAGCCCCACCGCCAAGTCAGCGCTCGATACGCTGGACGCAACGGTGTCGACAGCGAACCTGTTTAAGATGCCCGCCGGGGACGTGGGGTTTGGACTGGGGCGCAATTCCAGCATCAGAGCGAATACGTCGGTTCCGGTTCCACCGATTTTGTGAATCCGATTACCCTGGCGGTCAATGGCCAGCGCAATATCGCCGCGGCGTACTACCAGCTTGACATTCCACTGTTGCACAGCCTGTCGTTTAGCCAGTCGGGCCGGTATGACCATTACAACGACTTCGGCAGCGTATTCTCCCCGCGCTTTGCGCTGCGCTTTCAGCCAACACGGTCACTGACCATGTACGCTTCGTATGACCGTGGTTTCCGCGCACCGACGCTGCTTGAACTCGACGCCAAAGGAAGCGTGACCTACCAGGTCGTCAACAACCAGAACGTCAATGAGTATTTTGTCGGCAATCCAAACCTGCAACCCGAGCGTACCAAGAATTACAACCTCGGGTTCCAGTGGTCGCCGAGCCATAATACGGACTTCGGTCTTGACTGGTACCGGATCGACGTCAACAACGTGATCAGCCAGGTAGACATTCAGTCGCTGGTTAACGCCAACCCGGGACAGCCGGTCTATTCGCTACCCTATGCGAACATCTCATCCCTGAATACCGAAGGGTTTGAAGCGACCTTCAGGCAGGCGCTGCCGACCCGGATCGGAACGGTTGCGTTGTCGGGCGATTGGGCCTACGTGTGGCACTTCAGAATACCCGGCATCGCTCCGTCCGATTTTGCCGGCAACAACGGTGCCAACAACACGGTGTTTGGCGGCGCACTTCCACGCTGGAAGGGGAATACCAATCTGAGCTGGGCAAATAATCAATGGACCACAACGCTGATCTGGCAATACACCGGCCCCTATCAGCAAGTGATTAACGTTCCGGGCGCCAGCGCATCGTCATACAGTCAGTTCAATCTGTCCGCCAGCTATGCCAGATCCAAGCATTGGAAACTTTATGCAAGCATCAACAACCTTTTCAACCGTGTGCCGCCGTATGACCCGGTATGGACCTCCACTTACCGTGGGTATTATGATCCATCGCTGTACACATACATCGGCCGTTACGCGCAAATCGGCGCGACGTATACGTTCTGACGATTGATCCGATTGGCTAGGGTGCCACGGCGGAACCACTTCCCCGACCGCATAGATCGAATCCGATCACATGGCCGGACATCAGTTCGGCGGTGTATCCTGTCGCCATGGATTCCCTGATCGCAGCCTCCGCGCGTGCGCTCGCCGCCGGCGACGTGCTCGGCGCCCTCAAACGGGTTGCCCTGCGCGACGACCCGCCGGCGCTGGCCTTGCGCGGCATCGCCATGGCCCAGCTCGGCGAGCATACGCGCGCCCGCGAACTCCTGCGGCGCGCCGCCCGTGGCTTCGGCGCCCATGAGGAACTGGCACGCGCGCGTTGCGTTGTCGCCGAGGCCGAGGTGGCACTAGCGGTACGCGATCTCAGCGGTTCGCCGCGTTCGCTGACGGCGGCCTTGAGCACGCTGGAGGCGCACGCCGATCACGCCAATGCGCTGCAAGCGCAGCTCATCGCAGCGCGTAGATTATTGCTGCTTGGTCGTCTCGACGAAACCGAAGAAGTATTGTCCCGGCTTGATGCGCGCGGCCTGCCGCCATCACTGACGGCAGTCGCCGAGTTGACTGCGGCGGAGCTGGCGCTACGCTCGTTGCGCGTCGATGCCGTACGGGCGGCGCTCGCCCATGCCCACGATGCGGCCATGCGTTCAGGCGTGCCTGCGCTCCTGGCTGAGGTGGCGGAGGCGCGTACCGCGCTCGATCGTCCCGCGGCTCGGCACATTTTTGCCGGTGGTGAGCGGGCGCTGCGCCTTGATGAAGTCGCGGAGCTACTAGCTTCGGGCGCGCTGGTTGTCGATGCCTGTCGTCGCGCGATGGGTAGCGGTTCTGTGTGGCGCTCGCTGGCACGGCGGCCGGTACTTTTCGCGTTGGCGCGTGCGCTCGCCGAGGCGTGGCCTGGCGATGTTGACCGGGAGGCGTTGATCGCCTGCGCATTCCATACGCATTATCCCAATGAATCACATCGAGCCCGCTTGCGAGTGGAGATTGGCCGTCTGCGTGCACTCGTCACGACGCTGGCTGGCATCAAGGCTAGCGCGCGCGGTTTCGTTCTCAAACCATTCGATGGCGGTAGCGTGGTGTTGCTGGCGCCGCCGATTGACGGCGACCAGGCAGCGCTGGAGGCACTGCTTGCCGACGGTGCGGCCTGGTCGACCTCGGCCCTGGCACAGGCACTGGGGCCAGCCAGCGCACTGTCCAACGGGCGCTGGCAGAACTTGAATCCGCCGGACGGGTGCGCTCAATCGGGCAGGCCCGGGCGCGTCGCTGGCTGGCGCCGCCGCTGGCAGGATTCACGACAATCTTGTTACTCCCTACCGCGTTGCAGATGGAATAAAGTTGTCTTGCAGCGCCGATACGAGGCGCATCACAAGGAGCCAGCGATGACCAGAAATCTCAGCAAGATCGGCAAAGACACCTCCACAGCAACGGCGCAAGCGGCCGAGATCGTGCGCGAATATGGGCCTTTCGTCGGCGCCGATAGCGTGCACGGCGTGACCTACGACGGCAAGCGTGTCTGGGCTGCCACCGGGGCGAGGCTGATCGCCTTCGATCCCGAAAGCGGCGCGCCCGCGCGCACGCTAGATCGTCCTTGCGATGCCGGTACCGCCTTTGATGGTACCTATCTCTATCAGATCGCCGAGGAGCGCATCGACAAGATCGATCCCGCTAACGGCAACGTTTTGGCGTCGATCCCGGCGCCTGGCCACGGCTTCGATTCGGGCTGACCTGGGCTGAGGGAAGTTTGTGGGTGGGGCAGTACCGTGATCGCAAGATACACCAGATCGACCCAACGACCGGCGCCATCATCCGCACCATCGAATCCAATCGCTTCGTCACCGGCGTGACCTGGGTCGATGGCGAACTATGGCACGGGACGTGGGAAGGCGAGGAGAGCGACATCCGGCGCATCGACCCGGGCAGCGGTGCTGTACTTGAACGGCTGGAGATGCCGCGCGGCGCCGGCGTCAGCGGGCTTGAGTCCGACGGAGCAGGGCTCTTTTACTGCGGCGGTGGCGGCAGCGGCAAAGTACGCGCAGTGCGTCGTCCGAAAAGGGCGAACTCGTGAGGGTATGTCGTCGATCCATTCATTGAATAACCTCGAACGGCTGTATAAGCCAAGGAGTACATCATGAACACCACTATTGCAGAAACACATGCCCGGAATCATCCCATCGTCTCCAGCGATCACTGGCTGAGCGAACGCAAGACGCTGCTGGCGCGCGAAAAGGAACTGATGCGCCTGCACGACCAGATTGCCCGCGAACGCCGCGCGCTGCCCTGGGAGCATGTCGAGAAGAATTACATCTTTGACACAGCCGAGGGGCAACGCACGCTGTCCGAGTTGTTTGGCGGCCACCGTCAGTTGCTGGTGCAGCATTTCATGTTCGGTCCTGGGTGGGAGCAAGGCTGTCCGAGCTGCTCTTTCATGGCGGACCATGCCGACGGCATGAACGTGCACTTGGCGCAGCGCGATATCGCGTTGGTCGCCGTCTCGCGCGCATCGCTGGCCGAGATCGAACGCTTTCGCGAGCGCATGGGCTGGCAGTTCAGGTGGGTGTCGTCGCATGACAGTGATTTCAACTACGACTTCGGTGTCAGCTTCAGGGCGCAAGAACTGGCCAAAAGCGAGGTCTATTACAACTACGTCGTGCAAAGTTTCCCGGCCGAGGAAGCGCCCGGTATCAGTGTCTTCTATAAGGATGATGCGGGGCGGATTTTTCATACCTACTCAACTTACGGCCGTGGCGTCGAGGTCATGATGGGCGCCTACAACCTGATCGATCTTACACCCAAGGGACGCAACGAGAACGACGTGCCGAATAAAATGGAGTGGGTGCGCCACCATGATCGCTACTTGCCGGAGCAGGGCAGCGCGACCGCTTCATGTTGTCACGTGCACCCCTGAAGTGTGAGCGGCGCGGGCGCGTGAGTACATCATGTCGAGTCTTTGGCCTTGGTTGGCGGTAGCGGGGCTGGGTGCCTTTCACGGACTCAATCCTGCTTCTGGCTGGCTGTTTGCCGCCGCCTGGGGCGTGCGGTCGCGTGATCGGCAGAAGGCGCTGCGGGCCTTGATTCCTATCGCGGTTGGGCATTCGGCATCAGTTGGGTTGCTGGCCGCTGCGGTGGCGCTCGGGCTGGTGGAGGGCGGGGCGTGCTGCAAGTTCTGGCGGGGCCGTTGCTTGTCATTGTCTTGCTGCATTATCTATTGAGCCGCCAAGCCAGGCGAGTTTCGACGGCAGGTCACGTCGGCTTGGCGCTCTGGTCGTTCATGATGTCCACCGCACACGGGGCCGGATTGATGCTGGTGCCGGTGCTCATCCCGCTTTGCATGGCAGATACGCCGGCTCGCGAGATCACTGCATCCGGCT
This DNA window, taken from Collimonas arenae, encodes the following:
- a CDS encoding FecR family protein produces the protein MNEEKIVEQAIDWMLRLELPDFTSADRAAFEHWRAADARHEIAFTNLTKSVHQFDVPRQLGATTEVLRLTLQQRKDRRKALQRIAALAGLSVGAAVLVNQVTPILGMNADLRTGTGERQIFTLEDGSVVTLNARSSADRWIDQSRRLLRLTEGELQVRVASLAQRPFVIETAFGSASTLSGTLLVRSLAERTEVVSLQSLANLATQNGQSGQLQPGQHTWFSRNAIASVQSNRGSENSWVDGYYTAFNEPLIDVVGALRPYRRGVIRVDPAVAQLRVSGAFPLDDSDHALNALAATLPVAVARFTPYWVTISAQA
- a CDS encoding sigma-70 family RNA polymerase sigma factor, whose translation is MTSSSIDANNIEAIFVAHHNWLRARLRRSVGDTFAADDVAAETFAQLLAAPIAQHIREPKALLTTISQRIVYEIWRRRDLEQACLQALEHLSNEQYASSPEDQMQLLEALRAMDRALAGLSRRECAAFLLYKLDGLTYPEIALQLDISASVARRYVAKGLLQCYKAGSFAPLA
- a CDS encoding DUF899 domain-containing protein, coding for MNTTIAETHARNHPIVSSDHWLSERKTLLAREKELMRLHDQIARERRALPWEHVEKNYIFDTAEGQRTLSELFGGHRQLLVQHFMFGPGWEQGCPSCSFMADHADGMNVHLAQRDIALVAVSRASLAEIERFRERMGWQFRWVSSHDSDFNYDFGVSFRAQELAKSEVYYNYVVQSFPAEEAPGISVFYKDDAGRIFHTYSTYGRGVEVMMGAYNLIDLTPKGRNENDVPNKMEWVRHHDRYLPEQGSATASCCHVHP